The Natronosporangium hydrolyticum nucleotide sequence GCGGCCCGGCGACGGAGGTGATCCCATGGCGGACCAGCAGAGCCCAGAATCCGGCGGCGGCTCGATCATGAGCCAGTTGCCGACCGACGAACTCAAGCAGGAGTTGCGGGAGCTGCTCAAGGCGGTGGCTAAGCGAGCCGTGAGCTCGCTGACCAACCGGGTCGGCGGCGGCGTCACCGAGAAGCTCGGGCTCGATGGCGCCGCCGCTGACGGAATCGCCGGCGCCGGAGCTCAGGCGGTCAAGAAGGCCGGCGGTGCCGCGGTCAAGAAGGCCGGCGGCAAGGTCGTCGAAGGAGTCCAGAAAGCAGGCTCGGCAGTAGGCGGGGGCGGGGGCGGCGGCGGTGGCTCCGGCGGCGGTGCCGGCAAGGTGACCAACATCGTCGAGCAGATCGATGTCGGTGTGCCGATCAACGTCGCCTACGACCAGTGGACCCGGTTCACCGACTTTCCCAGCTTTATGAAGAAGGTCGAGAACGTCGAACAGGAATCAGACACCGAGCTGAAGTGGCGGGGTCGGGTGCTCTGGTCCAGCCGTGACTGGAAGTCGACGATCCTTGACCAGATCCCCGACGAGCGCATCATCTGGCGCTCTGAGGGAGCCAAGGGGTACGTCGACGGGGCGGTCACCTTCCATGAGTTGAGCCCCACCCTCACCCGGATCTTGCTCGTCCTCGAGTACTACCCGAACGGGTTCTTCGAGAAGACCGGCAACCTCTGGCGGGCCCAGGGGCGTCGGGTCCGGCTGGAGCTTAAGCACTTCCGCCGGCACGTGATGACCCAGACCATCCTGCACCCGGACGAGGTGGAGGGGTGGCGCGGCGAGATCCACGACAGCGAGGTGCAGTCACAGTCGGACGAGGAGGAGTCCGGCGGCGAGGAGTCCGGCGGCGAGGAGAACGGCGGCGAAGAGAACGGCGGCGAGGAGAACGGCGGCGAGGAGAACAACGAGGAGAACGGCGGCGAGCAAGCCGGCGGTGAGCAAGCCAGCGAGGAGGCCGGTGAAGACCGGCCCGCCAACAACAAGCGAAGGCGGTGACCGGAATGACGGTGGTGGCGCGAGGCGGCGACTACATCGATCGGCCGCGGTCCAGCGGCCTGGCCGACGTTATCGACCTGATCCTCGACAAGGGACTAGTAATCGATGCTTTCGTGCGGGTTTCGCTGCTCGGCCTCGAGCTGCTCACCATCGACGCTCGGATCGTTATTGCCAGTGTGGACACCTACCTGCGATTCGCCGAAGCGGTCGACCGGGTGGTGCTGGAGCCGGCCTCCACCACCGGACTGCCGGAGATCGTCGGCGGCGGGTTGCAGGGCGGCGCCAAAAAGAAGGCGCAGGGGGTGGCGAAGGGGGCCAAGGAGAGCGTCAAGGACACCCTCGGGATCGGCGGCGGCGACGACGAAGATGAGGACGAGGGCGATGAGGAGCAGGAGCCGGCGAACAACCAGCAGCGGAAGGGCGGAAGTCGATGACCGCCGCCGGCTCCGCTAGCCACCTCTACGGTGTGGTCTGGGCAGATGCCGCCGACGGAGCGCTGGCCGGCCTGCCCGGGGACGCTGTCCTCGTGCCATACCAGCGGCTCGCCGCAATTACCCGCCCCACCCCGGCTAAACCGGACCGCCGGCTGCGCCCGCAACTGCTCGGGTACACCGCCACCCTGGATTCGCTCGCCCGGCACACGCCGGTCCTTCCGGTACGCTTCGGCACCACGTTCGCGACGACCGACGATGTGATCACCGAGTTTCTGGCGCCGGGGCACGACGCGTACGCCTCGGCTCTCACCTCGTTGGCCACCCGCAACCAGTTCACCGTGCGGGCGCGGTATCGCGGCGACGCGCCGGTGCGGGAGGTGCTCGCCGAGCAGCCGGCGACCCGGGCGCTGCACCAGCGGGTGCGGCACGCCCCCCGCAGCAAGGGCGCCGACCAGGCCGCCCGGGTACGGCTCGGGGAACAAGTCGCGCAAGCGGTGGGCGCGAAACGGTCGGCCGACATCGACACGCTCACCCAATGGCTGCGCCCGTACCAGGTGCTGGGCTCGGTCAGCCCCGCCAGGTCGGTCGAAGGCGACCGGATCGCGGACGTGGCGTGTCTAGTGGAACGAGCCCGGGCAGCCGAGTTCGAGGCTGCCGTCGCCGAGCTGGGGGCGCACTGGCGAGGCCGGGCCCGGCTGCGACTACTCGGACCGATGGCGCCGTACGACTTCGCGGCCGGGCTAGTCAACGGTGAGTACACACTAGACGAAGCTGGCGATGGTCGGGCACCTCGGTGGCCGGTCAGCAGCGGCAGACCGGCGGCGAAGCCGGTCGGAGAGGGGTGAGGGCATGGGCCTGTTCACCGGGTTGTTGACGCTGCCGCTGGCTCCGGTCCGAGGCGTGGTGTGGCTGGGCGAGCAGGTTCAGCGGCAGGCGGAGCACGATCACGGTACCGCGAAGTCGGTTTCTCAACGGCTGGCGGAGATCGAGGCGGCGTGGGAGGCCGGCGAGATCTCCGACGAGTACCGGGTGGAACTTGAGACCGAGGCGGTGGACGACCTGCTCGCCGACGACGCCGACGACGACGAGGACTGGTGAAATGGCGGAGCAGACGACGGAAGGGGTCAGCGCCCGGGAAGCGGCGCGGCAAGCGGTCTCGTACATCGACGAGATGACCGGTCAGCAACCGGAGGTGGTCAGCGGAGTCGAGCCGGACGAAAGCGGCTGGCTGATTACTGTGGAGCTGTTGGAGCTGTCACGGATCCCCGATACCTGTGATGTGCTCGGGTGTTACCAAGTGGCGGTGGGGTCCGACGGCGAACCGTACGCGTACCGGCGGCTGCGCCGTTACCACCGGGGCCAGGTCGACGAGGACCGGCTATGACCGAACCGACGCCGAGCCGCCCTCCCGGCGGCTGGCTCGGGCCGGGGCACGCCGCGCTCGCCCGTCCGGATCCGTCGAACCTCGCCGACGTACTGGAACGGGTCCTGGACAAGGGGATCGTCATCGCCGGCGACATCAAGGTGGACCTGGTCGATGTGGAGCTGTTGACGATCCGGGTCCGGCTGCTTATCGCCTCAGTGGACCGAGCCCGCGAGATGGGCATCGACTGGTGGGAGAACGACCCGATGCTCTCCTCCCGGGCCCGGGCGCTCGAGACCGGAGCCGACGATGAGTGACCAGGCGAGCTGGGTCTACGCGGTGCTGCCCGGCGAAACGTCCGCGCTGCCCACCGGTCTGACCGGCGTGATGGCCGAACCACCGCGGCTGGTTCGGGACAGCGGGCTCGCTGCGGTGGTCGGCTCGGTCCCGGCGGCGGAGGTGACCGAGGCGCGGCTGGCCGAGCGGCTCGCCGACGCGGACTGGCTGGAACAGGTGGTCCGGGCGCACCACGAGGTGGTCAGCACCTGCTTTGCCCGGCAGCCAACGGTGCCGTTCCGGCTCGCCACCGTCTACCACAACGATGGTCGGGTGGCCGAGCTGCTGCGGGATCAGTCCGCCAGGTTGCGGGAGGCGCTCGACACCGTCACCGGCCGGGCGGAGTGGGGGGTGCAGGCCTCCCCGGTGGCGCCGGACCCCGGCGACGAGGCGGGGCCCGGCGACGACGGGGCGCACCCGCCGGCCGAGCGCTCCGGCACCGAGTATCTGCTCCACCGGCGGGCCCGGCGGGCGCGGCAGCAGCAGGCCCGAGCCGACGCGGCCGTCGCCGCGCAACAGCTTGATGCGGCGCTGCTCCCGTTCGCGATGGCGATCCACCGGTCGCCGCCCCCGACCCGGTCGCCCGACGGCCAGCCGGAGCCGGTGGTGCTGAACTCGGCCTATCTGGTCGACGACGACCATGCCAAGGAGTTCGCCGACACCGTACACAGCGCCGTAGCCGGGCTGCCGCAGCTGCGGGTCCGGATGACCGGGCCGTGGCCGGCGTACTCGTTCGTCACCGTCGCCGGGGGTGGTGAATGAACCACCAGCGGGTCGAACGGCACACCACCGAGACGGTGCTGGTGACCAGGCGCGCCGAACCGACCGAGTCGGGTGCGGTGTTCGCAGCTGAACCGGTGGCGCTGGTCGATCTGCTCGACCGGGTGCTGGCGCGCGGTGTGGTGGTGGCCGGCGAGGTCACGCTCTCGATCGCCGGCGTGGACCTGGTGCAGGTTTCGCTGCGGGCGTTGATCACCTCGGTGCGGCCGGATCTGTACCGGGGTGGTGGGGATGGGTGAGGGGCCGGAGCTGCCGGGTCGGGTGGGTCTGCCGGGTCGGGTGGGTTTGCCGGCCGGGATGGTCTTCCCGGAGCGGATGGAGCTGTCGGAGCCGGCGCCCGAGCGGGGCCTGGCCCAGTTGGTGCTCACGGTGGTGGAGCTGCTGCGGCAGCTGATGGAGCGGCAGGCGCTGCGGCGACTGGAGTACGGCGATCTTAGGGCGGAGCAGGTGGAGCGGCTGGGCGCCACGTTGATGGCGTTGGAGGCGCACATGGTGACGTTGCGGGAGCACTTCGGGCTCGACGCGGAGGATCTGAACATCGATCTCGGCCCGCTGGGGCCGCTGCTCCCCCGCGACTAGCCCGGGCCATGATCAACTCGACAATTGTCGGATCAAGTCCAGTACGTCTACCTCGTACTCACGCCACTCACGATCCATCTGGAAGCCGAGCTCCGAGTTGACGTCCGACATCGGGTCGTTCTCCGGGGCGTTCCACGTCTGCACCTCAGTGAGCTGCGGCTCGGCCCGGCTGAGCTCCTGCAACATCCGGGCCTTGACCGCACGTTCCAGGCCCAGCCCGCGGTGATCCGGGACCACGATCGTGTCGTACTGGTCGGCGCGGGCGGGGTGCTGGCTGGGGATCACCACCTCGGTCAGCGCGGCCACCTCCCCGCTCGGCTCATGCAGCGCGAGCACCAGGTACGGGCGCATGCCGCGCCGGTTCAGCGTGGTCAGGCTCTCGGCGAGCCGCTGTGCGTCGTACGAGCTGGGGCGCAGATCGAGCTCGTCGCCCTCCTGCCGGGACGCCTTGGCGGAGGCGTAGGGCTCGAGCAGCGCCTCGGGGAGGCCGCCCGGGTGGAACTCGATCCGGTAGTCGTCGGGCACCGACCGGGCCATCGTCGCCAACGCGGCGTGGTCGACCTCGGCCAGCCGAAGCACGCCGCGCAGCTCGACGTAGACGCAGCGGAACCCGATCGACTCCCAGAACTTGATCGCGGGGGTGCCGCCGACCGCCTCCACCCCGATCGAGGCGAGACCTTCGTCATACGCCCGCCGCGCCGCCGCCGCGACTAGCGCGTGGCCAACCCCATGGGTACGCGCGGACGGGTGGACGAGCACCTCCAGCACCCCGATGTCGCCGAGTAGGAGCAGGTTCGCGTGGCCCAGCGCGCGGGGCGGGGAGCCGGGTTCGTCCGCGGTTGTGAGCCAGCACAGTCGCCGCTCACCAGGCATAGTTTCGCCGAGGTAGGCGCGCATGGCGCCGGGCTGCCACAGCGGATCCTCCGGGAGGTCCGCGGCGAGCACATCGTTGAGTGCGGTGATCACAGCATCGATCTCCGCCTCCGGCGCCGTCGCCGGGTCCCATTCACGTACCACCACCACGAGTACAGCTTGCCCTGCCGGAGGGCGGGACGGAAGGGCGTACTCGGGGGAATTGCGCGACAGCGGCCCGTACTGGCGATCATGGGGTTAGGTACGCCGCAGCCCGCCAATCATGTACCTAGGTCCATGATCAACTCTTAGGGGCGGCTGAGTTGGCCGTATTCGTTGGCTGCGTTGAAGACTGCGTCGGCGTAGACGGACACGTTGTTGTACGAGTGGATCGCCGCCCACCAGTCGGCGGGGACGGTCAGATCGCGGTCACCCCGACACAGGTAGTTCGCGGCGGCGAGCGCCGCGTCGTGGATGTTGTGCACGTCCGCGACGCCGTCGCCGTCGGCGTCGACCGCCTCCAGCTGCCAGGTCTCGGGAATGAACTGCATCGGGCCGACCGCCCGGTCGTACACCTCGTCGCCGTCGAGTTCGCCGCCGTCGGTGTCGGGGATGAGCATCCGGCCGCCCTCGCCGTCGAGCGGGTCACCGTAGATCGGGGGGATGGCCCGGCCGTCCGGCAGCAGCGAGCTGTCGCCGCTGTGCCCGTGGTTGGACTCGACCCGACCGATCGCGGCGAGCGTAGTCCAGCTCAGGTTGCACTCCGGGGTGGTGTGGGCGACGACGAGTTCGGCGTAGCCGTAGGCGAGGACCGCCACCATCGGGATGCCGGTGCGTTCGGCGACCTGCTGGCCCCAGTCGCGCAGTCCGTCAGACGGGTTGCCGGGGAGGCTGAGCTCCGGGTCGATGATCGGCGGCACCGGCCCGGGTGGGCGGGTGCCGCTCGGGGTCGGCGTCGGTGCGACGGTCGGGTCACCCGCGCCGCTGGTGGCGGAGGTGCCGGTGGCGGGTACGACGGCGCCGCCGCCGAGCCCGCCGGCGAGCAGCATCGCCCCGATCAGCGTGGCGGGGAGCGCGAAGCGGCCGGTGGGGCGGCGGGCCCAGGCGCGGAAGCTGCGGACCGCCCGGCCGGGCAGCAGCCGCGCCGCGTGGAAGCTCCGGACCAGGTGGCCGCGCGCCACCAACGCCAGCGGGGCGGTGGCGCGGGCGGCTCGGTGGGAGCGGATGCCTGGCGCGGCGGCGGGCACGGCTGGCCGGAGCGGGGTGGTCGCCAGGTCGGTAGCGGGCAGGTCGGTGGTAGCGAGGTCGGTAGCGGCCAGGTCGGTGGTGGCCAGCTCCGGCTCGCTGGTCACGGTCAGCTCGCTGGCGACCAGCGCCGGCTCGCCGAAGCCCTCGCCGAAGCCTTCGGGGTAGCCCTCGTCGAGCGGCCGTTGCAGGTCGTCCCGGGGCGTCGGTGCCGGATCGGTCACGGCATCGAGTATTCCCCACGTTTGCTACCCCGCCTACCCCACCGGCCACAGGCGTTACTCGCCCGCGGGTACCGACAAATCGGCCAGATTGCATAGTTGGTGTCACCGCCTCGGCGGGCGGGCGGGGAGGGTGCGGCCGGGGCTATGCTGTCAGGCATGCCCCGGTACGAATTCCGGTGTCGACCTTGTGGCGGCACGTTCGAGGTCGACCGGCCCATGCACGCGGCCGGTGCGCCGGCCGCGTGCCCACGGGGCCATACCGATACGGTCAAGCTGCTCTCCACCGTGTCGCTGGCCGGTCGGGCCGGCGGGGCGGGCGGGGCGCCCCCGGCGGCAGCTGGTGGGTGCTGCGGCGGTGGCTGCGGCTGCGGCTAACCCGATCAGGCCGCGGGAAGTGTCCGCATGGGCCAATTCACCGTACGGCCGACCTCGTTATCTTACTCAGAGTGCATCCGTATTCGCTGCCAGAGATCACTGGCGGGCGCCGTCGGACGCGGCTCGTCCGAGTCTGGCCTGATCGCAACCGGTGATCGTCGGGCCCGGCGCGGCGGCACTACTGAATAGCCGCTTTCCCACTATGTGGAGGGTGCTCGTGACGGCGCGGACCAACTTGCCGAGCGGGCTGGTCACGTTCCTGATCACGGACATCGAAGGGTCCACCCGGCTGGCGCAGCTACTCGGCCCCGACTATGGACCGGTGTTGGCGGCCCATCGGCGGTTGCTCCGCTCCGCCCTGCGCACCGACGGGGGCGTGGAGCTGTTCGCCGAGGGCGACTCGTTCTTCTTCGCTTTCCCGGACGCGGCCACCGCACTCAGCTCCTGCCGTGCCGCGCAGCACACGCTCACCGGCCATTCATGGCCGCACGACCAGGCGCAGCCCAAGGTTCGGATGGGGCTGCACAGCGGTTACGCCCGCCCGTCGAACGGCGAGTACGCCAGCCCGGAGGTGCACCGGGCGGCCCGGATCGCCGCCGCCGCCCACGGAGGGCAGGTGCTCTGCTCTGCCGCCACCGCGGGCCACGCAGTTGGGCTGGAGCCGGACGCGTGGCTGCGGGATCTCGGGCTCTACCGGTTGCGGGGCTTCGACGGCCGGGAGCGCCTGTTCCAGCTGGTCGCGCCCG carries:
- a CDS encoding SRPBCC family protein; the protein is MADQQSPESGGGSIMSQLPTDELKQELRELLKAVAKRAVSSLTNRVGGGVTEKLGLDGAAADGIAGAGAQAVKKAGGAAVKKAGGKVVEGVQKAGSAVGGGGGGGGGSGGGAGKVTNIVEQIDVGVPINVAYDQWTRFTDFPSFMKKVENVEQESDTELKWRGRVLWSSRDWKSTILDQIPDERIIWRSEGAKGYVDGAVTFHELSPTLTRILLVLEYYPNGFFEKTGNLWRAQGRRVRLELKHFRRHVMTQTILHPDEVEGWRGEIHDSEVQSQSDEEESGGEESGGEENGGEENGGEENGGEENNEENGGEQAGGEQASEEAGEDRPANNKRRR
- the gvpJ gene encoding gas vesicle protein GvpJ, which translates into the protein MTVVARGGDYIDRPRSSGLADVIDLILDKGLVIDAFVRVSLLGLELLTIDARIVIASVDTYLRFAEAVDRVVLEPASTTGLPEIVGGGLQGGAKKKAQGVAKGAKESVKDTLGIGGGDDEDEDEGDEEQEPANNQQRKGGSR
- a CDS encoding GvpL/GvpF family gas vesicle protein, whose protein sequence is MTAAGSASHLYGVVWADAADGALAGLPGDAVLVPYQRLAAITRPTPAKPDRRLRPQLLGYTATLDSLARHTPVLPVRFGTTFATTDDVITEFLAPGHDAYASALTSLATRNQFTVRARYRGDAPVREVLAEQPATRALHQRVRHAPRSKGADQAARVRLGEQVAQAVGAKRSADIDTLTQWLRPYQVLGSVSPARSVEGDRIADVACLVERARAAEFEAAVAELGAHWRGRARLRLLGPMAPYDFAAGLVNGEYTLDEAGDGRAPRWPVSSGRPAAKPVGEG
- a CDS encoding gas vesicle protein GvpG, giving the protein MGLFTGLLTLPLAPVRGVVWLGEQVQRQAEHDHGTAKSVSQRLAEIEAAWEAGEISDEYRVELETEAVDDLLADDADDDEDW
- a CDS encoding gas vesicle protein gives rise to the protein MAEQTTEGVSAREAARQAVSYIDEMTGQQPEVVSGVEPDESGWLITVELLELSRIPDTCDVLGCYQVAVGSDGEPYAYRRLRRYHRGQVDEDRL
- the gvpJ gene encoding gas vesicle protein, which encodes MTEPTPSRPPGGWLGPGHAALARPDPSNLADVLERVLDKGIVIAGDIKVDLVDVELLTIRVRLLIASVDRAREMGIDWWENDPMLSSRARALETGADDE
- a CDS encoding GvpL/GvpF family gas vesicle protein, with product MSDQASWVYAVLPGETSALPTGLTGVMAEPPRLVRDSGLAAVVGSVPAAEVTEARLAERLADADWLEQVVRAHHEVVSTCFARQPTVPFRLATVYHNDGRVAELLRDQSARLREALDTVTGRAEWGVQASPVAPDPGDEAGPGDDGAHPPAERSGTEYLLHRRARRARQQQARADAAVAAQQLDAALLPFAMAIHRSPPPTRSPDGQPEPVVLNSAYLVDDDHAKEFADTVHSAVAGLPQLRVRMTGPWPAYSFVTVAGGGE
- a CDS encoding gas vesicle protein, whose protein sequence is MNHQRVERHTTETVLVTRRAEPTESGAVFAAEPVALVDLLDRVLARGVVVAGEVTLSIAGVDLVQVSLRALITSVRPDLYRGGGDG
- a CDS encoding gas vesicle protein K; the encoded protein is MGEGPELPGRVGLPGRVGLPAGMVFPERMELSEPAPERGLAQLVLTVVELLRQLMERQALRRLEYGDLRAEQVERLGATLMALEAHMVTLREHFGLDAEDLNIDLGPLGPLLPRD
- a CDS encoding GNAT family N-acetyltransferase translates to MVREWDPATAPEAEIDAVITALNDVLAADLPEDPLWQPGAMRAYLGETMPGERRLCWLTTADEPGSPPRALGHANLLLLGDIGVLEVLVHPSARTHGVGHALVAAAARRAYDEGLASIGVEAVGGTPAIKFWESIGFRCVYVELRGVLRLAEVDHAALATMARSVPDDYRIEFHPGGLPEALLEPYASAKASRQEGDELDLRPSSYDAQRLAESLTTLNRRGMRPYLVLALHEPSGEVAALTEVVIPSQHPARADQYDTIVVPDHRGLGLERAVKARMLQELSRAEPQLTEVQTWNAPENDPMSDVNSELGFQMDREWREYEVDVLDLIRQLSS
- a CDS encoding lytic murein transglycosylase — encoded protein: MTDPAPTPRDDLQRPLDEGYPEGFGEGFGEPALVASELTVTSEPELATTDLAATDLATTDLPATDLATTPLRPAVPAAAPGIRSHRAARATAPLALVARGHLVRSFHAARLLPGRAVRSFRAWARRPTGRFALPATLIGAMLLAGGLGGGAVVPATGTSATSGAGDPTVAPTPTPSGTRPPGPVPPIIDPELSLPGNPSDGLRDWGQQVAERTGIPMVAVLAYGYAELVVAHTTPECNLSWTTLAAIGRVESNHGHSGDSSLLPDGRAIPPIYGDPLDGEGGRMLIPDTDGGELDGDEVYDRAVGPMQFIPETWQLEAVDADGDGVADVHNIHDAALAAANYLCRGDRDLTVPADWWAAIHSYNNVSVYADAVFNAANEYGQLSRP
- a CDS encoding FmdB family zinc ribbon protein, whose translation is MPRYEFRCRPCGGTFEVDRPMHAAGAPAACPRGHTDTVKLLSTVSLAGRAGGAGGAPPAAAGGCCGGGCGCG